From the genome of Streptomyces sp. NBC_01116, one region includes:
- a CDS encoding ankyrin repeat domain-containing protein, protein MNALDHDLLTAARTGDTEGVRTAIEGGARVDVRDEESRTPLLLAVHGDHVEAARLLVAAGADPDAQDRREESPWLATGVTGSVAMLRVLLPAGPDLTLRNRFGGVSLIPASERGHVGYVREVLRVTDIDVDHVNRLGWTALLEAVILGEGGLAHQQVVELLLAAGATRDLPDGDGVTPLAHAERRGFAELAALLRDAA, encoded by the coding sequence ATGAACGCCCTCGATCACGACCTGCTCACCGCCGCACGCACCGGCGACACCGAAGGTGTGCGCACCGCGATCGAGGGCGGCGCCCGGGTCGACGTCCGCGACGAGGAGTCGCGCACCCCGCTCCTCCTCGCCGTCCACGGCGACCACGTCGAGGCGGCCCGGCTGCTCGTGGCCGCCGGGGCGGACCCGGACGCCCAGGACCGGCGCGAGGAGAGCCCGTGGCTGGCCACCGGTGTCACCGGCAGCGTCGCGATGCTGCGTGTGCTGCTGCCGGCCGGCCCGGACCTGACCCTGCGCAACCGGTTCGGCGGCGTCTCCCTCATCCCGGCGAGCGAGCGGGGCCACGTCGGTTACGTACGGGAGGTGCTGCGGGTCACCGACATCGACGTCGACCACGTCAACCGGCTCGGCTGGACCGCCCTGCTGGAGGCGGTGATCCTCGGCGAGGGCGGGCTCGCGCACCAGCAGGTCGTGGAGCTGCTGCTCGCCGCCGGGGCCACGCGGGACCTGCCCGACGGCGACGGGGTGACGCCCCTGGCCCACGCCGAGCGGCGCGGCTTCGCCGAGCTGGCCGCCCTGCTGCGGGACGCCGCGTGA
- a CDS encoding heme-binding protein has translation MKKLSPRTRVATGAVVVAALGAGTFGAMSANASSPAAAPAAAVEADTGNRNLQQTTHLTVAAATKAAQATLDAAKKENQRISVAVVDRNGNTIVTLRGDGAGPQSPESAVKKAYTAVSWNAPTSELVKRLEQAPNLKDIPGTLFLGGGAPVQVKGAPVAGIGVAGAPSGDLDEKFAKAGVAALAR, from the coding sequence ATGAAGAAGCTGTCGCCGCGCACCCGTGTCGCCACCGGCGCCGTCGTCGTCGCCGCCCTCGGAGCCGGCACGTTCGGCGCGATGTCCGCGAACGCCTCCTCCCCGGCCGCCGCCCCCGCCGCCGCGGTCGAGGCCGACACGGGCAACCGGAACCTCCAGCAGACCACCCACCTCACGGTGGCCGCCGCCACCAAGGCCGCGCAGGCCACGCTGGACGCGGCGAAGAAGGAGAACCAGCGGATCTCCGTCGCGGTCGTCGACCGCAACGGCAACACCATCGTCACCCTGCGCGGCGACGGCGCGGGCCCGCAGTCCCCCGAGTCCGCGGTGAAGAAGGCGTACACCGCCGTCTCCTGGAACGCCCCCACCTCCGAGCTGGTCAAGCGCCTGGAGCAGGCCCCGAACCTGAAGGACATCCCTGGCACCCTGTTCCTGGGTGGCGGTGCTCCGGTGCAGGTCAAGGGCGCCCCGGTGGCGGGCATCGGTGTGGCCGGCGCGCCCAGCGGCGACCTCGACGAGAAGTTCGCCAAGGCGGGCGTCGCGGCCCTCGCCCGGTAG
- a CDS encoding sensor histidine kinase, with protein MDDRSDPRAPEEAGPGSGRDADPAAGPGADPDARWLALLMHAAFFLLLGASLTRFLMRHPGEARTPWIIALSITLAVLYLLGPVLGSRPTPRRLAWLGVLVLVWMVLVVLAPSFAWCAVPLFYTGLRILPPRAALALVALLTAFVVAAQLRLAEGFDPNLVLAPPAVAAVATAVFVHMRRQAVRQRELAGRQRELIDDLLRTRRELAATERREGTLAERQRLSMEIHDTLAQGLSSQQMLLQAADRTWSADPDAARRHVRTATGIAERNLAEARRFVHDLAPADLAQGGGLEAALRTLAARESAQAEGALTVHCHVEGTPGAPLPDRVQSALLRIAQGALANVREHSGATAAGLTLTHLDDRVVLDIGDNGRGFTVEPAGVRSPETVRGHGLPAIRARVHQLGGTLTVESAPGEGTVLSAAIPLAPAPLTVPEDPA; from the coding sequence GTGGACGACCGGAGCGATCCGCGAGCCCCGGAGGAGGCCGGTCCCGGGTCGGGGCGGGACGCCGATCCTGCCGCGGGTCCCGGCGCCGACCCCGACGCCCGCTGGCTCGCGCTCCTCATGCACGCCGCGTTCTTCCTGCTGCTCGGCGCCTCGCTGACCCGGTTCCTGATGCGGCACCCCGGCGAGGCCCGCACCCCGTGGATCATCGCCCTGTCGATCACCCTGGCGGTGCTGTACCTCCTGGGACCCGTCCTCGGTTCGCGCCCCACCCCGCGCCGGCTCGCCTGGCTCGGCGTGCTCGTCCTGGTCTGGATGGTGCTGGTCGTCCTCGCGCCGAGCTTCGCGTGGTGCGCGGTGCCGTTGTTCTACACCGGGCTGCGCATCCTGCCGCCGCGCGCGGCCCTCGCGCTGGTCGCCCTGCTCACCGCGTTCGTCGTGGCCGCGCAACTGCGCCTGGCCGAAGGGTTCGACCCGAATCTGGTCCTCGCCCCGCCCGCGGTCGCCGCCGTGGCGACCGCCGTCTTCGTCCATATGCGGCGCCAGGCGGTACGCCAGCGGGAGTTGGCCGGACGCCAGCGCGAGCTGATCGACGACCTGCTGCGCACCCGGCGCGAACTGGCCGCCACCGAGCGGCGCGAGGGGACCCTCGCCGAGCGCCAGCGGCTCTCCATGGAGATCCACGACACCCTGGCCCAGGGCCTGTCCAGCCAGCAGATGCTGCTCCAGGCGGCCGACCGCACCTGGAGCGCCGACCCCGACGCGGCCCGCCGCCATGTCCGTACGGCCACCGGCATCGCGGAACGCAACCTCGCCGAGGCCCGCCGCTTCGTCCACGACCTGGCCCCCGCCGACCTGGCGCAGGGCGGCGGCCTGGAAGCGGCCCTGCGTACGCTGGCGGCCCGGGAGAGCGCCCAGGCGGAGGGCGCGCTCACCGTCCACTGCCATGTGGAGGGCACCCCCGGCGCCCCGCTGCCGGACCGCGTGCAGTCCGCCCTGCTGCGCATCGCCCAGGGGGCCCTGGCCAATGTGCGGGAGCACTCCGGGGCCACCGCCGCCGGGCTGACCCTGACCCACCTCGACGACCGGGTGGTCCTCGACATCGGCGACAACGGCCGCGGCTTCACCGTGGAGCCCGCGGGCGTCCGCAGCCCCGAGACCGTGCGCGGCCACGGGCTCCCCGCCATCCGGGCCCGCGTGCACCAGCTCGGCGGGACGCTCACCGTCGAGTCGGCCCCGGGCGAGGGCACCGTGCTCTCGGCCGCCATCCCGCTCGCGCCCGCCCCCCTCACCGTCCCGGAGGACCCCGCATGA
- a CDS encoding response regulator transcription factor produces MTGRGPQTPPVRILLCDDHVVVRAGLLALLGSEPDIEVVGEAGSGEEAVVLAARLTPDVVLMDLQLGEGIDGVEATRRIAADGTVHVLVLTTYDTDADITRAIEAGATGYLLKAERPEELFAAIRSAAQGRTTLSAPVASRVMARMRSPRPSLTDRERDILAQLSQGLGNRDIARALFISEATVKTHLGRIYDKLGVDTRAGAVSVAKEQRLLP; encoded by the coding sequence ATGACCGGCCGAGGCCCGCAGACGCCCCCCGTACGCATCCTGCTCTGCGACGACCACGTGGTCGTCCGGGCCGGCCTGCTCGCCCTCCTCGGCAGCGAACCGGACATCGAGGTCGTCGGCGAGGCGGGCAGCGGCGAGGAGGCCGTGGTGCTCGCCGCCCGGCTCACCCCGGACGTCGTCCTCATGGACCTCCAGCTCGGCGAGGGCATCGACGGCGTCGAGGCGACCCGCCGCATCGCGGCCGACGGCACGGTCCACGTCCTGGTGCTGACCACGTACGACACCGACGCCGACATCACCCGGGCCATCGAGGCGGGGGCGACCGGCTATCTGCTGAAGGCGGAGCGCCCGGAGGAGCTGTTCGCCGCGATCCGGTCCGCCGCCCAGGGCCGCACCACGCTCTCGGCCCCCGTCGCCAGCCGGGTCATGGCCCGGATGCGCAGCCCCCGCCCCAGCCTCACCGACCGCGAACGCGACATCCTGGCCCAGCTCTCCCAGGGCCTCGGCAACCGCGACATCGCCCGCGCCCTGTTCATCAGCGAGGCCACGGTCAAGACCCACCTGGGCCGGATCTACGACAAGCTCGGCGTCGACACCCGTGCGGGCGCGGTGTCGGTGGCGAAGGAGCAGCGCCTGCTGCCGTGA